One Spinacia oleracea cultivar Varoflay chromosome 4, BTI_SOV_V1, whole genome shotgun sequence DNA segment encodes these proteins:
- the LOC110796092 gene encoding sodium/hydrogen exchanger 8 isoform X1 has translation MENLLKSIESVSFYVRCAAQMVILAGPGVLISTFCLGAALKLSFPYDWNWKTSLLLGGLLSATDPVAVVALLKELGASKKLSTIIEGESLMNDGTAIVVYQLFYQMVLGRSFNWALSLKYLVQVSFGAVGFGIAFGVASVLWLGFIFNDTVIEITLTLAVSYVAYFTQDKEKFEDQLHDMAVMLERLEGWRQKLLLEVTSLASLFLAGKISCLINVDHKPFFTSIPFFFLNAILFYSPFLLLDYVFCRLIHNLQR, from the exons ATGGAGAACTTATTGAAGAGTATTGAAAGCGTTAGTTTTTATGTT AGGTGTGCAGCTCAAATGGTTATACTTGCTGGACCAGGGGTTCTGATATCAACTTTTTGTCTTGGAGCAGCACTGAAG CTCTCATTTCCTTATGATTGGAACTGGAAGACATCATTGTTGCTCGGTGGACTTCTAAGTGCAACTGACCCTGTAGCTGTTGTAGCTCTCTTGAAAGAACTCGGGGCAAGCAAAAAATTGAGTACAATAATTGAGGGGGAGTCCTTGATGAATGATGG GACTGCGATTGTGGTGTATCAACTTTTTTATCAAATGGTCCTTGGTCGAAGCTTTAACTGGGCATTAAGTCTGAAATATTTGGTCCAAGTCTCATTTGGGGC TGTGGGATTTGGAATTGCATTTGGAGTAGCATCAGTGTTGTGGCTCGGATTTATTTTCAATGACACCGTCATAGAGATCACTTTGACACTTGCTGTGAGCTATGTTGCCTATTTTACT CAAGACAAGGAGAAGTTCGAGGATCAGTTGCATGATATGGCAGTAATGCTTGAGAGATTAGAAGGGTGGAGGCAAAAGCTTCTGCTAGAGGTAACCTCTCTTGCCTCATTATTTTTGGCCGGAAAGATTTCTTGCCTTATTAATGTAGACCATAAACCTTTTTTTACCTCTATCCCCTTCTTTTTCCTAAATGCAATATTATTTTATTCCCCTTTTCTCTTGTTAGATTATGTTTTTTGCAGATTGATTCACAATCTTCAGAGATAG
- the LOC110796092 gene encoding sodium/hydrogen exchanger 8 isoform X2 — translation MVILAGPGVLISTFCLGAALKLSFPYDWNWKTSLLLGGLLSATDPVAVVALLKELGASKKLSTIIEGESLMNDGTAIVVYQLFYQMVLGRSFNWALSLKYLVQVSFGAVGFGIAFGVASVLWLGFIFNDTVIEITLTLAVSYVAYFTQDKEKFEDQLHDMAVMLERLEGWRQKLLLEVTSLASLFLAGKISCLINVDHKPFFTSIPFFFLNAILFYSPFLLLDYVFCRLIHNLQR, via the exons ATGGTTATACTTGCTGGACCAGGGGTTCTGATATCAACTTTTTGTCTTGGAGCAGCACTGAAG CTCTCATTTCCTTATGATTGGAACTGGAAGACATCATTGTTGCTCGGTGGACTTCTAAGTGCAACTGACCCTGTAGCTGTTGTAGCTCTCTTGAAAGAACTCGGGGCAAGCAAAAAATTGAGTACAATAATTGAGGGGGAGTCCTTGATGAATGATGG GACTGCGATTGTGGTGTATCAACTTTTTTATCAAATGGTCCTTGGTCGAAGCTTTAACTGGGCATTAAGTCTGAAATATTTGGTCCAAGTCTCATTTGGGGC TGTGGGATTTGGAATTGCATTTGGAGTAGCATCAGTGTTGTGGCTCGGATTTATTTTCAATGACACCGTCATAGAGATCACTTTGACACTTGCTGTGAGCTATGTTGCCTATTTTACT CAAGACAAGGAGAAGTTCGAGGATCAGTTGCATGATATGGCAGTAATGCTTGAGAGATTAGAAGGGTGGAGGCAAAAGCTTCTGCTAGAGGTAACCTCTCTTGCCTCATTATTTTTGGCCGGAAAGATTTCTTGCCTTATTAATGTAGACCATAAACCTTTTTTTACCTCTATCCCCTTCTTTTTCCTAAATGCAATATTATTTTATTCCCCTTTTCTCTTGTTAGATTATGTTTTTTGCAGATTGATTCACAATCTTCAGAGATAG
- the LOC110796092 gene encoding sodium/hydrogen exchanger 8 isoform X3 has product MENLLKSIESVSFYVRCAAQMVILAGPGVLISTFCLGAALKLSFPYDWNWKTSLLLGGLLSATDPVAVVALLKELGASKKLSTIIEGESLMNDGTAIVVYQLFYQMVLGRSFNWALSLKYLVQVSFGAVGFGIAFGVASVLWLGFIFNDTVIEITLTLAVSYVAYFTQDKEKFEDQLHDMAVMLERLEGWRQKLLLEIMFFAD; this is encoded by the exons ATGGAGAACTTATTGAAGAGTATTGAAAGCGTTAGTTTTTATGTT AGGTGTGCAGCTCAAATGGTTATACTTGCTGGACCAGGGGTTCTGATATCAACTTTTTGTCTTGGAGCAGCACTGAAG CTCTCATTTCCTTATGATTGGAACTGGAAGACATCATTGTTGCTCGGTGGACTTCTAAGTGCAACTGACCCTGTAGCTGTTGTAGCTCTCTTGAAAGAACTCGGGGCAAGCAAAAAATTGAGTACAATAATTGAGGGGGAGTCCTTGATGAATGATGG GACTGCGATTGTGGTGTATCAACTTTTTTATCAAATGGTCCTTGGTCGAAGCTTTAACTGGGCATTAAGTCTGAAATATTTGGTCCAAGTCTCATTTGGGGC TGTGGGATTTGGAATTGCATTTGGAGTAGCATCAGTGTTGTGGCTCGGATTTATTTTCAATGACACCGTCATAGAGATCACTTTGACACTTGCTGTGAGCTATGTTGCCTATTTTACT CAAGACAAGGAGAAGTTCGAGGATCAGTTGCATGATATGGCAGTAATGCTTGAGAGATTAGAAGGGTGGAGGCAAAAGCTTCTGCTAGAG ATTATGTTTTTTGCAGATTGA